Part of the Nocardioides perillae genome is shown below.
TTACAACGGAGACAGTTCAAGGTACGGCGAGGGGTGGGGGTGGTCAACGCGACGCGCGGCGTGTCGCAACCCTCCACCTCGACCTGAGGGTGAGGTCCGCTCAGGAGTCGCCGGGCTCGGCCGGTCCCTCGAAGTCCTCCGGGGTCACCTGGTCGAGGAACTCCCGGAACTTCTCGACCTCGTCCTCCTGCTCGGCCGGCACCGCGAGGCCGGCCTCGTCGAGCACGCCCTCGGCGCACACGATGCGGCTGCCGGTGCGCAGGGCGAGCGCGATCGAGTCCGAGGGGCGCGCGCTGACCTCCGCGCCCGAGCCGAGCACGAGGGTGGCGTAGAAGACGCCGTCCTTCACGTCGGTGATCCGCACCTCCGACAGCGGGTTGCCGGTCGCCTCCAGCACGTCCTTCAGCAGGTCGTGGGTGAGCGGTCGCGGCGGCACGACGCCCTGCTGGGCGAAGGCGATGGCGGTGGCCTCGACCGCACCGATCCAGATCGGCAGGTAGCGCTCGCCGGAGACCTCCCGCAGCAGCACGATCGGCTGGTTGGAGGGCATCTCGACCCGGACTCCGATGACGTCCACCTCGCGCATGCCGCCACCCTACTCCCGGGTCCCACCACCCGAGGTGGGCGTCAGGAGCGCTGCAGCCCGGCCTTGACCAGCGTGGCGTGGAGGCGCACCGACAGCGCCGCGATCTCGCTGGCGGCGTCCTCGGCACGGGCCTGGGCGGCGGTGTCGCGACCCCGGCGCAGCGGCGCCACGACCTGCTCCACGAGGCCGACCTCGCGGTCGGCGGCCGTGCGGAAGGCCCGCAGGTGGCGCGGCTCCAGGCCGAAGTCGGCGAGCTCCCTGGCCGTGCGGGCGATGACCAGCGCGTCGGCGTCGTAGTGCCGCGTCCCGGCGCGCACCCGCACCAGCCCGAACTGCTCGAGCTGCTCGAGCAGCTCCTCGTCGACCTCGGCGACCTTGAGCAGCTCCTTGCGCGACAGGCGCAGGTCGGAGCGCCGGGCGAAGGACTCCGGCGAGGGCAGGCCGTCGGCGGCGAGCGCGACGGTGGGCACGGTCGGCACGACAGGCTCGATCGCCGGCGGCTCGAGGCCGCGGTCGAGGGCGTCGAGGTGCTCGCCGATGACCTTGAGCGGCAGGTAGTGGTCGCGCTGCATGCGCAGCACGTAGCGCAGCCGCTCGACGTCGTCGGTGGAGAACTTCCGGTAGCCCGCCGAGGTCCGCTCGGGCTTGATCAGGCCCTTGTCCTCGAGGAAGCGGATCTTGGGGATGGTCACCCCGGGGAAGTCCTCGCGCAGCACGTCGAGGACCTG
Proteins encoded:
- a CDS encoding MerR family transcriptional regulator; its protein translation is MPSGTGAGAGSAAAAGGPGQRLNIGQVLDVLREDFPGVTIPKIRFLEDKGLIKPERTSAGYRKFSTDDVERLRYVLRMQRDHYLPLKVIGEHLDALDRGLEPPAIEPVVPTVPTVALAADGLPSPESFARRSDLRLSRKELLKVAEVDEELLEQLEQFGLVRVRAGTRHYDADALVIARTARELADFGLEPRHLRAFRTAADREVGLVEQVVAPLRRGRDTAAQARAEDAASEIAALSVRLHATLVKAGLQRS
- a CDS encoding bifunctional nuclease family protein; its protein translation is MREVDVIGVRVEMPSNQPIVLLREVSGERYLPIWIGAVEATAIAFAQQGVVPPRPLTHDLLKDVLEATGNPLSEVRITDVKDGVFYATLVLGSGAEVSARPSDSIALALRTGSRIVCAEGVLDEAGLAVPAEQEDEVEKFREFLDQVTPEDFEGPAEPGDS